Proteins encoded by one window of Winogradskyella sp. PG-2:
- a CDS encoding thiamine pyrophosphate-dependent enzyme, whose product MPTITKSNIDYDKRNLSDKALLKLYYNMLKPRLIEEKMLILLRQGKISKWFSGIGQEAISVGVAMALKPSEYILPMHRNLGVFTTRGIPLHRLFCQWQGKASGFTKGRDRSFHFGTQEYNIVGMISHLGPQLGVADGIALGNLLKKNGKVTVVFTGEGGTSEGDFHEALNVASVWQLPVIFCIENNGYGLSTPTSEQYRCKNLADRGKGYGMESFILDGNNVIETYTKVKKLVESVRKRPRPILIEFKTFRRRGHEEASGTKYVPKKLMQEWEAKDPIENFRSYLFSKKILTQEIEETYTNEIKADIDTSLESAYAEDDIVPSKTNELNDVYKLFDYKDIKPNKDVKELRLIDAISEGLKQSMEKHKDLVIMGQDIAEYGGVFKITEGFVNQFGKDRVRNTPICESAIIEAGMGLSIAGMKAVVEMQFADFATSGFNPIVNYLAKSHYRWGQQADVVIRMPCGGGVAAGPFHSQTNEAWFTKTPGLKVIYPAFPYDAKGLLATAVNDPNPVLFFEHKALYRSIRQEVPTDYYTLPFGKASILREGEAVTIITYGAGVNWALETLENNSDISADLIDLRSLQPLDKEAILNSVKKTGRAIILQEDSLFGGIASDISAMLMEECFEYLDAPVKRVASMETPIPFLGNLEDQYMAKGKFEGVLKELLDY is encoded by the coding sequence ATGCCTACCATAACGAAAAGCAACATTGATTACGATAAGCGTAATCTTAGTGATAAAGCTTTATTGAAGCTTTATTATAATATGTTGAAACCTCGATTAATTGAGGAAAAAATGCTTATTCTTTTACGTCAAGGTAAGATTTCAAAATGGTTTTCTGGAATTGGCCAAGAAGCTATTTCTGTAGGAGTTGCTATGGCTTTAAAGCCAAGTGAGTATATTCTGCCAATGCATAGAAATCTTGGAGTTTTCACAACACGTGGTATTCCATTGCACCGTTTGTTTTGTCAATGGCAAGGAAAAGCGAGTGGTTTCACAAAAGGTAGAGATCGTTCATTTCATTTTGGCACCCAAGAGTATAATATTGTGGGTATGATATCACATTTAGGGCCACAATTGGGTGTAGCAGATGGTATTGCTTTAGGAAACTTGTTGAAAAAAAACGGAAAGGTAACAGTAGTATTTACTGGTGAAGGAGGAACAAGTGAGGGTGATTTTCATGAAGCTTTAAATGTGGCTTCTGTATGGCAATTACCTGTTATTTTCTGCATTGAAAATAATGGCTATGGATTATCAACACCAACCAGTGAGCAATATCGATGTAAGAATCTAGCAGATAGAGGTAAGGGTTATGGTATGGAATCTTTTATACTAGATGGTAATAATGTTATTGAAACTTATACTAAAGTTAAAAAACTGGTAGAAAGCGTTAGAAAACGACCTAGACCAATTTTAATTGAGTTTAAAACCTTTAGACGTCGTGGACATGAAGAAGCAAGTGGTACTAAATATGTGCCTAAGAAGCTGATGCAAGAATGGGAAGCTAAAGATCCGATTGAAAACTTTAGAAGTTATTTATTTAGCAAAAAAATTCTAACACAAGAAATTGAAGAAACCTATACTAACGAAATTAAAGCAGATATTGATACCTCACTAGAATCTGCGTATGCTGAAGACGATATAGTCCCTAGTAAAACTAATGAATTAAATGATGTATACAAATTGTTTGATTATAAAGACATTAAGCCAAATAAAGATGTTAAAGAACTTCGTTTGATTGATGCTATTTCTGAAGGCTTAAAACAGTCTATGGAAAAACACAAAGACTTAGTAATTATGGGACAAGACATTGCTGAATATGGTGGTGTTTTTAAAATTACTGAAGGTTTTGTAAATCAATTTGGAAAAGATAGAGTTCGTAATACTCCGATTTGTGAATCTGCTATTATTGAAGCCGGAATGGGCTTATCTATTGCAGGTATGAAAGCGGTTGTAGAAATGCAATTTGCTGACTTTGCAACCTCGGGTTTTAATCCTATAGTTAACTATTTAGCAAAATCTCATTATAGATGGGGGCAACAAGCAGATGTCGTTATTAGAATGCCTTGTGGTGGTGGAGTAGCTGCTGGACCATTTCACTCACAAACTAATGAAGCTTGGTTTACTAAAACACCTGGCTTAAAAGTAATTTACCCTGCTTTTCCTTATGATGCTAAAGGTTTGTTAGCTACAGCTGTTAATGATCCAAATCCTGTGCTATTCTTTGAACATAAAGCATTATATAGAAGTATACGACAAGAAGTGCCAACAGATTATTACACCTTGCCATTTGGTAAAGCTTCAATTTTAAGAGAAGGGGAAGCCGTAACAATTATAACTTATGGTGCTGGCGTAAATTGGGCTTTAGAAACCTTAGAAAATAACTCAGATATTTCTGCGGACTTAATTGATTTAAGATCATTACAACCTTTAGATAAAGAAGCTATTCTAAACTCAGTTAAAAAAACAGGAAGAGCAATTATTCTTCAAGAAGATTCTCTATTTGGTGGTATTGCTAGTGATATTTCAGCAATGCTTATGGAAGAATGTTTTGAATATTTAGATGCACCTGTAAAGCGTGTAGCTAGCATGGAAACACCTATTCCATTTCTTGGCAATTTAGAAGACCAGTATATGGCGAAAGGTAAGTTTGAAGGGGTTTTGAAAGAATTGTTAGATTATTGA
- a CDS encoding 3D domain-containing protein, which translates to MKKPICCILFIAILIFSCKKEVEKVCYNKIFQVTATAYNSLAYQTSSNPHITAFGDSLKPGMRYIAVSRDLLDSGLVHNTKVKLDGFDSLYIVKDKMNRRWRKRIDIYMGIDVKKAKQWGKRKVNIEYCTPLKDSISH; encoded by the coding sequence ATGAAGAAACCTATATGTTGTATTTTATTTATAGCCATACTAATATTTTCTTGCAAGAAAGAAGTGGAGAAGGTGTGCTATAATAAGATATTTCAGGTTACTGCGACTGCCTATAATTCTTTAGCATACCAAACGAGCTCTAATCCGCATATTACGGCTTTTGGTGATAGCTTAAAACCAGGGATGCGATATATAGCTGTATCAAGAGATTTATTAGATTCTGGATTAGTGCATAATACCAAAGTGAAGCTTGATGGTTTTGATAGTCTATATATCGTTAAGGATAAAATGAATAGACGTTGGAGAAAACGTATCGATATTTATATGGGTATTGATGTGAAGAAAGCAAAGCAATGGGGAAAAAGGAAGGTCAACATAGAATATTGCACCCCTTTGAAAGACTCAATTAGTCATTAG
- a CDS encoding substrate-binding domain-containing protein: MKKVNIGGVPEHFNLAWYLTLKNGEYKAEDINLRWHDYYGGTGAMCKGLRSGDIDIAVILTEGIIKDIIAGNPSKIVQTFVETPLIWGIHVAADSKFKTIKDIKGTRAAISRYGSGSHLMAYINAKNNDWDLKKDLNFEVIKNLDGAVKGLTEGDADYFMWEKFTTKPLVDDGIFRRIDNCPSPWPCFVIAVREEFIDNNKDDLKTILNIINNTTTDFKAIPSIDKTIANRYEQELEDVKEWLSLTSWSQELIDEKTITNVQNQLFNLKIIPKKVDYLDLIHPLEGSF, translated from the coding sequence ATGAAAAAAGTAAATATAGGAGGTGTACCTGAACACTTTAACTTAGCATGGTACTTAACCCTTAAAAATGGTGAATATAAAGCTGAAGATATAAATCTTAGATGGCACGATTATTATGGTGGTACAGGTGCCATGTGCAAAGGGTTACGGTCTGGTGATATTGATATTGCTGTTATTCTTACCGAGGGTATCATAAAAGACATTATAGCTGGTAACCCTTCAAAAATTGTACAAACGTTTGTAGAAACACCTCTAATTTGGGGAATTCACGTTGCTGCAGACTCAAAGTTTAAAACTATTAAAGATATTAAAGGCACTAGAGCTGCTATTAGCAGATATGGATCTGGTTCTCACCTAATGGCTTACATTAATGCAAAAAATAATGACTGGGACTTAAAAAAAGATCTAAATTTTGAAGTGATTAAAAACTTAGATGGAGCAGTAAAAGGACTTACTGAGGGTGATGCTGATTATTTTATGTGGGAAAAGTTTACTACAAAGCCTTTAGTAGATGATGGTATTTTTAGAAGAATAGATAATTGCCCTTCTCCTTGGCCTTGTTTTGTCATTGCCGTTAGGGAAGAATTTATAGATAATAATAAAGATGATTTAAAAACGATTTTAAATATTATAAATAACACAACAACAGATTTTAAAGCAATTCCCTCAATTGATAAAACAATTGCAAATCGATACGAACAAGAATTAGAAGATGTCAAAGAATGGCTTTCTCTAACTTCATGGTCACAAGAACTCATAGATGAAAAGACTATTACTAATGTTCAGAATCAACTCTTCAATTTAAAAATTATCCCTAAAAAAGTAGATTACCTGGATTTAATTCATCCATTAGAAGGCTCATTTTAA
- a CDS encoding uracil-DNA glycosylase, whose product MDIDIHHSWKPYLQSEIEKPYFNDLTEFVKMEYASFKCFPKWPDIFNAFNYSHFDDTKVVIIGQDPYHGVGQANGLCFSINDGVSHPPSLINIFKEIEQDLGIPYPKTGNLMPWANQGILLLNATLTVRAHNAGSHQKKGWERFTDSIIKAISEEKTNVVFLLWGGFAKKKKKLINTTKHFVLETGHPSPLSANRGCWFGHKHFSKTNSLLRQVGESAMEWKL is encoded by the coding sequence ATGGATATAGATATTCATCATAGTTGGAAACCTTATTTACAGTCAGAAATTGAAAAGCCATATTTTAATGACTTAACCGAATTTGTAAAGATGGAGTATGCATCTTTTAAATGTTTCCCAAAATGGCCAGATATTTTTAATGCCTTTAATTATTCTCATTTTGATGACACAAAAGTAGTTATCATAGGCCAAGATCCTTATCATGGAGTTGGTCAAGCAAATGGGTTATGTTTTTCTATTAATGATGGAGTCTCACATCCTCCTTCATTAATAAATATCTTTAAAGAGATTGAACAGGACTTGGGAATTCCCTATCCTAAAACAGGCAACTTAATGCCTTGGGCGAACCAAGGTATACTGCTTTTAAATGCTACGCTTACAGTAAGAGCCCACAATGCTGGAAGTCATCAAAAGAAAGGTTGGGAGCGATTTACCGACTCCATAATTAAGGCTATAAGTGAAGAGAAAACAAATGTAGTCTTTTTACTTTGGGGTGGATTTGCAAAAAAGAAAAAGAAGCTAATTAACACAACTAAACACTTTGTTTTAGAAACTGGTCATCCATCTCCATTAAGTGCTAATAGAGGGTGTTGGTTTGGTCATAAACATTTTAGTAAAACTAACTCCCTGTTGCGGCAAGTTGGCGAGTCTGCAATGGAGTGGAAACTGTAG
- a CDS encoding translation initiation factor, producing the protein MDLQDQLKNLFPDHTPEPKDDSDNTKNSIWLQDDPILCKYEKRKGKPITILEGYTGAKEDFKKLAKELKTKLSVGGGFKDDKIIIQGDYRDKIMEMLKEKGFNVKRVGG; encoded by the coding sequence ATGGATTTACAAGATCAACTAAAAAATTTATTCCCAGATCACACTCCTGAGCCTAAGGACGACTCTGATAATACTAAAAATAGTATTTGGTTACAAGACGATCCAATACTTTGTAAGTACGAAAAACGAAAAGGAAAACCAATTACTATTCTCGAAGGATACACAGGTGCAAAAGAAGATTTCAAAAAATTAGCCAAAGAACTTAAAACTAAACTGAGTGTTGGTGGTGGTTTTAAAGATGATAAAATTATAATTCAAGGAGATTACAGAGATAAGATCATGGAAATGCTAAAGGAAAAAGGATTTAATGTTAAACGCGTCGGAGGTTAA
- a CDS encoding isopenicillin N synthase family dioxygenase, with protein MDRIPSVDLKDFISGDPNRKQKFIDEIGKAYQDIGFVALKGHFLDDELVDSLYGEVKNFFNLPIETKESYEIPGIGGQRGYISFGKESAKGKKEGDLKEFWHFGQYVEDDEERRKEYPENVEVKELPEFNKTGKETYAMLEKTAKYVLRALALFLDLEETYFDNYIHNGNSILRPIHYPPITQEPKNAVRAAAHGDINLITLLMGAQGRGLQVQRNDGEWIDAIAEPDELMINVGDMLSRHSNNKLKSTIHRVINPPRELWGTSRYSIPFFMHPISEMKLNVLESCIDDKNPKQFDDITAGEFLNERLIELGLIKK; from the coding sequence ATGGATAGAATACCTAGCGTAGATTTAAAGGATTTCATTTCTGGTGATCCAAATAGAAAACAAAAGTTCATAGATGAAATAGGAAAAGCATACCAAGATATTGGTTTTGTCGCTTTAAAAGGTCACTTTTTAGACGATGAATTAGTAGATAGTTTATATGGTGAGGTAAAAAACTTTTTCAACTTACCGATAGAAACAAAAGAAAGCTATGAGATTCCTGGTATTGGAGGACAACGTGGTTATATATCTTTTGGTAAAGAAAGTGCTAAAGGTAAAAAGGAAGGAGATTTAAAAGAGTTTTGGCATTTTGGTCAGTATGTAGAAGACGATGAAGAACGCAGAAAGGAATATCCGGAAAATGTAGAAGTTAAAGAGCTTCCTGAATTTAATAAGACTGGTAAAGAAACTTATGCTATGTTAGAAAAAACAGCTAAGTATGTCTTACGTGCTTTAGCTTTATTTTTGGACTTAGAAGAAACCTATTTTGATAATTATATTCATAATGGAAATTCAATTTTAAGACCAATTCACTATCCACCAATTACACAAGAACCAAAAAATGCAGTGAGAGCCGCAGCTCATGGAGATATCAACTTAATAACACTTCTTATGGGAGCACAAGGGCGTGGCTTACAAGTACAGCGCAATGACGGAGAATGGATTGATGCTATTGCTGAGCCAGATGAGTTAATGATTAATGTAGGTGACATGTTATCTAGACACTCAAACAACAAGTTAAAATCAACTATACACAGAGTTATAAACCCACCTCGTGAACTTTGGGGAACTTCTCGTTATTCTATTCCGTTTTTTATGCATCCTATTAGCGAAATGAAACTGAATGTATTAGAAAGCTGTATTGATGATAAAAACCCAAAACAATTTGATGATATTACTGCAGGTGAGTTTTTAAACGAACGCTTAATTGAGCTTGGGTTGATTAAAAAATAA
- a CDS encoding nucleoside phosphorylase, translating into MAIKDSELILNPDGSVYHLNLKPEDISDTIIFVGDQDRVEKITKHFDSIEFSTQKREFKTQTGYYKDRRITVLSTGIGPDNIDIVLNELDALVNIDLKTRRPKTELSSLNIIRIGTSGSLQADIPVDAFLISTHALDVNGMLHFYQIDGISNPEIEDAFIKHTDWDKNKARPIIINNSKYLEKYFESDSVYKGMTGTAGGFYGPQGRVLRLPLQDAGLNNKLDSFSYKDFRITNFEMETSVIYGLSKLLGHEALSLNAIIANRANGDFSKDPKKTVEILIKYALERIVNI; encoded by the coding sequence ATGGCAATTAAAGACTCTGAGTTAATCTTAAACCCAGATGGAAGTGTTTATCACTTAAATCTAAAACCCGAAGATATTTCGGATACAATTATCTTTGTTGGTGACCAAGATCGTGTAGAGAAAATCACCAAGCACTTTGATAGTATTGAATTTAGTACTCAAAAACGAGAATTTAAAACACAAACAGGATATTATAAGGATCGAAGAATTACGGTTTTATCCACAGGAATTGGTCCAGACAACATCGACATTGTACTTAATGAGCTTGATGCATTAGTAAACATTGATTTAAAAACTCGACGACCAAAAACGGAATTATCAAGCCTTAATATTATTAGAATTGGAACCTCTGGCTCATTACAAGCAGATATTCCGGTTGACGCGTTTTTAATAAGTACTCATGCTCTGGATGTTAATGGCATGCTACATTTTTATCAAATAGATGGTATTAGCAACCCAGAAATTGAAGATGCATTTATTAAGCACACAGATTGGGACAAAAATAAAGCGAGACCAATTATTATAAATAATAGTAAATACTTAGAAAAGTACTTTGAAAGCGATTCTGTATATAAAGGTATGACAGGTACAGCTGGAGGTTTTTATGGTCCTCAAGGACGAGTATTAAGGCTTCCACTTCAAGATGCTGGACTAAACAATAAGTTAGACTCTTTTAGTTATAAAGATTTTAGAATTACAAACTTTGAAATGGAAACCTCTGTAATATATGGGCTTTCAAAATTACTAGGACATGAGGCATTATCTTTAAATGCAATTATAGCAAACAGAGCTAATGGTGATTTCAGTAAAGATCCTAAGAAAACTGTAGAAATACTAATAAAGTATGCATTAGAGCGTATTGTCAATATTTAA
- a CDS encoding T9SS type A sorting domain-containing protein, translating into MKNTLLFAFIFMFSLCFAQEIPEDVKPPSWNLDNLSNVIPFKLAPFNLKNLQDEDEINDKDQSKPWRFGHDIYVDHSFNDVGEWTTLENGDRIWRMSYKSKNAHTINFMFDVFRIPVGAKLYVYNNEKTDILRPFTHHNNNPEEILGTWLVEGDQAWIEYYQPAHVTDKAKIVVGSVVHGYRTAETYQKGLNDSGACNQDVDCDITPSGADPFDLDTVKENVKKANAMMVTGSNGFCSGTLINNSNNDGTPYFMTANHCGGGEAGWAFRFNWRSPNPSCSTNVNSTNGTFNQTVSGAILRANSSESDMELVEITDTSFFSNNSDLVWAGWNRSTTDLPALNFGIHHPNGDIQKTCRDDEGATRVVSPFNGNSTAKMWLIDDWDLGVTSQGSSGSALYNETGHLIGVLSGGGAQCSGTVDNGLSDIYGRFGVAWDFGSTQASRLKEWLDPSNSGVNVLDQYPPLETFGLDARVSAGSGNDSEICNEAFSPEVTLINPGNLTLSSADVTYYIDSESSTTVNWSGLLTSGGSVVVATPTFSNLSSGDHTFTISVNNPNAGSDENTSNDNFVFNFNVSPSYSTSEIVFNILTDNYGSETTWELRNSLGAIVSSGPSTPYANATTYQETITIPSFNECYTFTISDSADDGICCGYGIGNYNIEDANGNVIINSSGNFGTSESILFKAQDPLSLNEFGLDDLVNIFPNPVKDNLGIVLTSISENVKYQIFNTLGQNIANGNLEGNMMHNINMSQYLSGIYFIKLSTSSSTITKKVIKK; encoded by the coding sequence ATGAAAAATACTTTACTTTTTGCTTTTATTTTTATGTTCTCACTGTGCTTTGCGCAAGAGATTCCAGAAGATGTTAAGCCACCTAGTTGGAACTTAGACAACTTATCAAATGTAATTCCTTTTAAACTCGCTCCTTTTAATTTAAAAAACCTTCAAGATGAAGATGAAATAAATGATAAAGACCAATCAAAACCATGGAGATTTGGGCACGATATCTATGTAGATCACAGTTTTAATGATGTTGGTGAATGGACAACCTTAGAAAATGGAGATCGTATCTGGAGAATGTCTTATAAATCTAAAAATGCTCATACTATAAACTTTATGTTCGATGTTTTTAGAATACCTGTTGGCGCTAAACTTTATGTATATAATAACGAAAAAACAGACATATTAAGACCTTTTACACATCATAATAATAATCCAGAGGAAATATTGGGAACTTGGTTAGTTGAGGGTGATCAAGCTTGGATTGAATATTATCAGCCGGCACATGTAACTGATAAAGCAAAGATTGTTGTTGGTTCTGTAGTTCATGGTTATCGTACTGCAGAAACTTACCAAAAAGGATTAAATGATTCCGGTGCTTGTAACCAAGATGTAGACTGTGATATTACACCAAGTGGTGCAGATCCTTTTGATTTAGATACCGTAAAAGAAAATGTAAAAAAGGCAAATGCTATGATGGTGACTGGATCTAATGGTTTTTGTTCGGGTACGCTTATTAATAATTCAAATAATGATGGTACACCATATTTTATGACTGCTAATCACTGTGGTGGTGGTGAGGCAGGCTGGGCTTTTAGATTTAATTGGAGAAGTCCAAACCCATCATGTTCAACTAATGTTAATAGTACTAATGGTACTTTTAACCAAACAGTAAGTGGAGCAATTTTGAGAGCCAATAGTTCAGAATCTGACATGGAGTTAGTGGAAATTACTGATACTAGTTTTTTTAGTAATAACTCAGATCTTGTTTGGGCAGGTTGGAATAGATCTACAACGGATCTTCCTGCTCTTAATTTCGGTATTCATCATCCAAATGGGGACATTCAAAAAACATGTAGAGATGATGAAGGTGCTACAAGAGTTGTGTCTCCATTTAATGGAAATTCTACTGCAAAAATGTGGTTGATAGACGATTGGGATTTAGGTGTCACTTCTCAGGGATCTTCAGGATCTGCCTTATATAATGAAACAGGCCACCTAATAGGAGTGTTGTCTGGTGGCGGTGCTCAGTGTTCTGGAACAGTTGACAATGGCTTATCAGATATTTATGGCCGATTTGGGGTTGCATGGGACTTTGGAAGCACACAAGCAAGTAGACTTAAAGAATGGTTAGACCCTTCAAATTCTGGAGTCAATGTATTGGATCAATATCCACCATTAGAGACTTTTGGTCTAGATGCTCGTGTTAGTGCAGGTTCTGGTAATGATTCAGAAATATGTAATGAAGCCTTTTCTCCTGAAGTGACGCTTATAAATCCAGGAAACTTAACGTTATCATCGGCAGATGTAACATACTATATTGATTCAGAATCTAGTACTACTGTTAATTGGTCAGGTTTGTTAACAAGCGGTGGAAGTGTAGTTGTAGCAACACCAACATTTAGTAACCTCAGTTCTGGAGATCATACATTTACTATTAGTGTGAACAATCCCAACGCTGGTTCTGACGAAAACACATCAAATGATAATTTTGTTTTCAATTTTAATGTGTCACCTTCTTATTCAACTTCTGAAATTGTATTTAACATTTTGACAGATAATTATGGATCTGAAACGACCTGGGAATTGAGAAATAGTTTAGGTGCAATAGTTAGTAGTGGACCTTCAACGCCTTATGCTAATGCTACTACATATCAAGAAACAATAACAATACCTAGTTTTAACGAATGTTACACTTTTACTATTTCTGATTCAGCGGATGATGGAATTTGTTGCGGTTATGGTATTGGTAATTATAATATTGAAGATGCTAATGGTAACGTAATCATTAATTCTAGTGGTAATTTTGGTACTTCAGAATCCATATTGTTTAAAGCTCAAGATCCATTAAGTTTAAATGAATTTGGTTTAGATGATTTAGTTAATATATTTCCTAATCCTGTAAAAGATAATCTGGGTATTGTTTTAACCAGTATTAGTGAAAATGTTAAGTACCAAATTTTTAATACACTTGGTCAAAATATTGCAAATGGAAATTTAGAAGGAAATATGATGCATAATATTAATATGTCTCAATATTTAAGTGGAATTTATTTTATTAAGTTAAGTACTTCTTCTAGTACTATAACTAAAAAGGTCATTAAGAAGTAG